The following proteins are encoded in a genomic region of Xenopus laevis strain J_2021 chromosome 3L, Xenopus_laevis_v10.1, whole genome shotgun sequence:
- the LOC121401244 gene encoding LOW QUALITY PROTEIN: mas-related G-protein coupled receptor member H-like (The sequence of the model RefSeq protein was modified relative to this genomic sequence to represent the inferred CDS: substituted 1 base at 1 genomic stop codon) produces MSHETENMFLGNQTSLNVTDISIFIIPISMTVSALGIIGNSLVIWYLSFKIKRNSSTVYILNLAVADLCFLLVFTTLNIISFTLKIKIPILDKYEYLELFSTLYPLVLTCLFGYNTSLCLLTAISVERSLSVLFPIWYHCNRPRHLSSVVCISIWTISCLLTVLEFCYCYQPEHTSIFTKVNATVKECNIVFTIICCLSFIAFIPLMTVSSLVLLIKVCTSSQKKQPPKLYIVITVTVVFFLVFGMPMRIVLLAWYKHHIFPPLPILNILFLFSSMNCSVNPFVYFLVGRQSRGSGRLKLVIIFQRVFRDDGIQHLRQQKKXTSDNDMTFFTFPYTFYLILLSQR; encoded by the coding sequence ATGTCTCATGAAACAGAAAATATGTTCTTGGGAAATCAAACCAGCCTGAATGTGACAGATATTAGCATTTTTATAATACCAATATCAATGACAGTGTCAGCATTAGGTATAATTGGCAATAGTCTTGTTATTTGGTACCTTTCTTTTAAGATCAAAAGAAATTCTTCCACAGTCTATATTCTTAACCTTGCTGTGGCTGATCTCTGCTTTCTTCTAGTATTTACTACTTTAAACATAATTAGCTTTaccttaaaaattaaaattcctaTACTTGACAAATATGaatatttagaattatttagtACACTATATCCACTAGTACTAACTTGTCTTTTTGGGTACAACACCAGCCTTTGTCTTCTTACAGCCATCAGTGTGGAAAGATCTCTGTCTGTCCTTTTTCCAATCTGGTATCATTGCAACCGACCCAGGCATCTGTCTTCAGTTGTGTGTATCTCTATATGGACAATCTCCTGTCTTCTTACAGTACTTGAATTTTGCTATTGTTACCAGCCTGAACATACCAGTATTTTTACCAAAGTCAATGCTACAGTTAAAGAATGTAACATTGTCTTTACTATTATCTGCTGTCTTAGTTTTATTGCTTTCATACCACTCATGACTGTCTCAAGTCTGGTTCTTCTAATTAAAGTATGTACTAGTTCCCAGAAGAAGCAGCCACCAAAACTTTACATTGTGATCACAGTGACTGTTGTATTCTTTCTTGTATTTGGCATGCCAATGAGGATTGTTTTACTGGCATggtataaacaccacattttcCCACCACTTCCAATACTTAATATCTTGTTCTTGTTTAGTTCTATGAACTGCAGTGTAAAcccatttgtttattttcttgttgGACGTCAGAGTAGAGGCAGTGGAAGGCTCAAGCTTGTAATAATATTCCAAAGAGTTTTTCGAGATGATGGAATTCAGCATTTGAGacaacaaaaaaagtaaacatcTGACAATGATATGACTTTCTTCACTTTTCCCTATACGTTTTACTTAATCCTACTCTCACAGAGGTAG